One segment of Anguilla anguilla isolate fAngAng1 chromosome 1, fAngAng1.pri, whole genome shotgun sequence DNA contains the following:
- the LOC118233341 gene encoding cytosolic 5'-nucleotidase 1A-like, protein MFPNDQEVQWSDERQLRVAFDGDAVLFSDESEEVYKKKGLEAFIKNEKDKEDTPLKEGPLKCFLEVLCYLQKMLSDRSPFKVLTYLVTSRNPIICGTRALKTLTSWDQEVNQAFFMAKSPKGPLLATIRPHIFFDDQKSHIDKALEWGVISAHVPYGIGYETYKGAAKKAKK, encoded by the exons ATGTTCCCCAATGACCAGGAAGTGCAATGGAGCGATGAAAGACAG CTTCGTGTGGCCTTCGATGGAGATGCTGTCCTGTTCTCTGATGAGTCTGAGGAAGTTTACAAGAAGAAAGGGCTGGAAGccttcataaaaaatgaaaaggataaAGAGGACACCCCTCTCAAAGAG GGCCCGCTGAAGTGCTTTCTGGAGGTTCTCTGCTACCTGCAGAAAATGCTCAGTGACAGGAGTCCATTCAAAGTGCTGACCTACCTGGTGACATCCCGCAACCCCATCATTTGTGGGACCAGGGCCCTGAAGACTCTGACCAGTTGGGACCAGGAGGTCAACCAGGCCTTCTTCATGGCCAAGAGCCCCAAGGGGCCGCTCTTGGCAACGATCCGCCCGCACATCTTCTTCGATGACCAGAAGTCGCACATCGACAAGGCGCTTGAGTGGGGGGTCATCTCTGCCCATGTGCCTTATGGGATAGGATACGAAACCTACAAGGGTGCCGCCAAGAAGGCAAAGAAGTAA